A portion of the Mesobacillus sp. AQ2 genome contains these proteins:
- a CDS encoding glutamate-1-semialdehyde 2,1-aminomutase: protein MQRTNSERIHNEALEHIVGGVNSPSRSYKAVGGGAPVVMERAQGAYFWDVDGNQYIDYLAAYGPIITGHAHPHITEAIKRAAETGVLYGTPTPHEVKFAKMLKEAMPGMDKVRFVNSGTEAVMTTIRVARAYTGRDKIIKFAGCYHGHSDLVLVAAGSGPSTLGTPDSAGVPKSIAQEVITVPFNDIEPFKEALEKWGDQIAAVLVEPIVGNFGIVEPKPGFLEEVKELTHQAGSLIIFDEVITAFRFMYGGAQDLLGITPDLTAMGKIIGGGLPIGAYGGRAEIMEKVAPLGPAYQAGTMAGNPASILSGIACLEVLKQDGVYDYLDQLGAMLEEGITASASKHGIPISTNRLKGALTIYFTTEKIENYEQAENTDGEMFARFFNLMLQQGINLAPSKYEAWFVTIAHTQEDIEATLHAVDQAFYSMANE, encoded by the coding sequence ATGCAAAGAACGAATTCTGAGCGAATACATAATGAAGCACTTGAACATATCGTCGGAGGCGTAAATAGCCCGTCCCGTTCCTACAAGGCAGTCGGCGGCGGTGCCCCTGTTGTGATGGAACGGGCCCAGGGGGCATACTTCTGGGATGTGGACGGCAATCAATACATCGATTATCTGGCGGCATATGGCCCGATTATCACGGGGCATGCCCACCCGCATATTACCGAGGCAATCAAAAGAGCTGCCGAAACAGGGGTATTATATGGCACGCCAACTCCTCATGAGGTTAAATTCGCAAAAATGCTGAAGGAAGCAATGCCCGGGATGGATAAAGTGCGTTTTGTGAATTCAGGTACCGAAGCAGTCATGACGACAATCCGAGTAGCACGGGCATATACCGGGCGCGATAAAATCATCAAGTTTGCCGGCTGCTATCACGGCCACTCAGACCTGGTATTAGTTGCTGCAGGTTCTGGTCCATCCACTCTTGGGACGCCTGATTCAGCTGGTGTGCCTAAAAGCATTGCACAGGAAGTCATTACAGTGCCATTCAATGATATTGAACCTTTCAAGGAGGCACTTGAAAAATGGGGCGACCAAATCGCGGCAGTTTTAGTGGAGCCGATTGTCGGCAATTTTGGAATTGTCGAACCTAAACCTGGTTTCCTAGAGGAAGTGAAGGAGCTTACCCATCAGGCTGGATCGCTGATCATTTTTGATGAAGTCATCACCGCCTTCCGCTTTATGTACGGCGGAGCTCAGGACTTGCTGGGAATCACACCTGACCTTACAGCAATGGGCAAGATCATCGGCGGAGGCCTGCCAATCGGCGCTTACGGCGGCCGTGCTGAAATTATGGAAAAAGTCGCTCCACTTGGCCCTGCTTATCAAGCGGGCACGATGGCTGGCAACCCGGCTTCCATCCTTTCCGGCATTGCCTGCCTGGAAGTCCTGAAACAGGATGGTGTATATGATTACCTAGATCAGCTTGGCGCGATGCTCGAAGAAGGAATCACAGCTTCAGCAAGCAAGCACGGGATCCCGATTTCGACCAATCGTCTGAAAGGTGCGCTCACCATCTACTTTACAACTGAAAAGATCGAAAACTATGAGCAGGCAGAGAACACAGATGGCGAAATGTTTGCGCGTTTCTTCAACCTGATGCTTCAGCAGGGAATCAATCTAGCTCCTTCCAAATATGAAGCATGGTTCGTTACGATTGCTCATACACAGGAAGATATTGAAGCCACCCTGCATGCAGTTGACCAGGCATTTTATTCAATGGCGAATGAATAA
- a CDS encoding ATP-binding cassette domain-containing protein gives MNAIEVNGLRKEFKAYSSRSGLSGAFRDLFTRNYKIVPAVNDINFTVKQGEMVGYIGENGAGKSTTIKMLTGILTPTSGSVIVNGMNPHKERERFVQTIGVVFGQRSQLWWDIAVQESFRLLKKVYKVSDAQYNEHMDHVIKTLDLEPLLDKPVRKLSLGQRMRCELAAALIHNPPLLFLDEPTIGLDVLVKLKIREFLKEINEKYNTTILLTTHDLTDIEALCERVIMLDEGNIIYDGALKSLKEKWGEGKEISFEFLEPADINHLESLTANLGIKWELDEKSQVFTAMTGDDEETVSQVIALTVAAYKVRDVKINEPSTEEIIRNIYDKGMAING, from the coding sequence ATGAACGCAATTGAAGTGAATGGACTGCGGAAGGAATTCAAGGCATATTCGAGCCGTTCCGGATTATCGGGAGCCTTCCGTGATCTTTTTACACGTAATTATAAAATCGTTCCTGCAGTGAACGATATCAACTTTACCGTCAAACAGGGAGAGATGGTCGGTTACATCGGTGAAAATGGCGCCGGGAAATCGACGACAATTAAAATGCTGACCGGAATCCTGACTCCGACTTCAGGAAGTGTCATTGTAAATGGCATGAATCCTCATAAAGAAAGGGAAAGGTTCGTCCAGACGATTGGTGTTGTGTTTGGCCAGCGTTCCCAGCTCTGGTGGGATATCGCTGTCCAGGAATCGTTCCGTCTGTTGAAAAAAGTATATAAAGTTTCGGATGCTCAGTATAACGAGCATATGGACCATGTGATTAAAACGCTTGATCTGGAACCGTTGCTCGATAAGCCAGTAAGGAAGCTTTCGCTTGGGCAGAGGATGCGCTGTGAACTTGCCGCCGCGCTGATCCATAACCCGCCGCTGCTTTTCCTTGATGAGCCGACTATTGGTTTGGATGTGCTCGTTAAGCTGAAAATAAGAGAGTTTTTAAAAGAAATAAATGAGAAGTACAATACGACGATTCTGTTGACAACGCACGATTTGACTGATATCGAGGCACTGTGCGAGCGGGTCATCATGCTTGATGAAGGGAATATTATCTATGATGGCGCCCTGAAAAGTCTGAAGGAGAAATGGGGAGAAGGAAAGGAAATCAGTTTTGAGTTCCTTGAACCTGCTGACATTAACCATCTCGAGTCGTTGACAGCCAATCTGGGTATAAAGTGGGAACTGGATGAGAAGAGTCAGGTCTTTACCGCGATGACTGGGGATGATGAGGAAACTGTGTCCCAGGTGATTGCACTGACGGTCGCTGCCTATAAGGTCAGGGATGTAAAAATCAATGAGCCATCCACTGAAGAGATCATCCGCAATATCTATGATAAAGGGATGGCGATCAATGGATAA